In the Necator americanus strain Aroian chromosome X, whole genome shotgun sequence genome, CCGGCCCGGAGGACTCCTCCCAAGTCGGAGTTCAAAAATTCAACGCAGGACGAAGCAGAAGCAGCCGCACTACCATCAGTTCAAGTCGCTCATCGCTGCTGTGGAGCCCAAGTTGACGCTGTTTGCTTCGCGTTCTTTCCATCGCCTTCGCAATCACGCCAGTCATCTTCGTTTGCCTCCTCAACATCAGAGTCAATGCAGTTCGCCACCATCGATCGCCATACATAGTCAACAATACGCCACTGAACCAACGCACAGCGTCAATCCATGATGGCTACCGCACGATCGTCAACGCCATCATTGAAGAGCCGGGAGTATACAGACTCTCTGCTTCTAatctatttcttattattgttattgtactATGCTATTATATTGCTATTATATTGTTGTAGGGGgaattgtaataataataataaatataataataaagaaataataaagaatataataacatattgtactatgttattatattgttgtaggtaaagagggtcccggggcggattctccgcgaatgcctccgagaaaTAAGGTGCCCATTGGATATgtcggcggatacgcgaacatatctcgacgaggtcacgctccagtcgttcatgaagacgcagacaaccgccaTAGATGTCCTTCCtaccacagagacgcagaaaactgcgcagttacaaggaaatatgtaaggaagagtggtgtgagctgtcga is a window encoding:
- a CDS encoding hypothetical protein (NECATOR_CHRX.G24817.T1), with product MTKTSSTPMVHLRFSRPARRTPPKSEFKNSTQDEAEAAALPSVQVAHRCCGAQVDAVCFAFFPSPSQSRQSSSFASSTSESMQFATIDRHT